The sequence below is a genomic window from Desulfovibrio sp. JC022.
CTTTAAAAACAGTGTCATTCTTGGCAACATCCTCACCCTTGAGCATGGTGTGCTCGCCGGGAGCAGAAGATTTGCGGATCTCAATGGTCCCGGAGCCAAGTTCCTGTGTGTGCTCAACCATAACCACGGCATCGGCTCCGTCCGGCAGGGTTCCTCCGGTGGGGATGGCCGCACATTCGCCGGGCAGGAGTTCAAAGTCAGGATTTTCATCTACTTTGAGAGTAGCGGAGCATTCCAGATAGGTCGGGTTGCCCTCAGTTGCGCCGAAGGCGTCACGGGCATTGACCGCGTAGCCGTCCATACAGGAACGGTTAGCCGGGGGCAGGTCTTCCGGTGAAACGATATCCTCACCAAGCACCAGCCCGCAGGCATCAGAAATGGAAACCTTTTCAGTTTCCACCGCTGCAAAAGAATTCAGCAGGGCTTCAAATTCAACCCTGCTGATAATTTCAAAAAATTCATGATTATTCAATGGATGTCTCCGACGGCCCTGCCGGGGGCCTTCTTTAATTCTTAATCTTAATCTCAATATCTCCGGGAACGTAGCCTTTAAGCTGCTTGAGCATGGCGGTGATCCCGGCTGAAAGCATGTCGGCCACAAAGGGGTTGAAACCCAGTTCGGCCCCGTTGCAGGTAACTTCCATCTGGGTTTTCATGGCCTGACATCCGGAAACACGGGCTTTGCCAGCTACGATGTCAGCCACAAAATCCATACAGAATTCGCGTCCGCAGGCCCCGCAGTTGAGACCCGGCAGGATAAATCCTTTATCCATGACCAGATCAGCCAGCTCTTCCAGAAGTTCATCAGAGGGCGGGGTGTCCGGTGAACAGGCCGGAATTTGTTTCAGGGCCAGTTCGGGGTAAAATTCTTTGTCGTCGTTGTCTTCGCGAACCATGATCA
It includes:
- a CDS encoding molybdopterin-guanine dinucleotide biosynthesis protein MobB; this translates as MKAIAIVGKKKTGKTTMGLALVKKLTEKGYKVGVLKHSHHGFDGAEGVDTEEYKKIASCVAAYSPSESFVSWKQERTVQDLVPLMDADVIVMEGGNKIGWLPRVIMVREDNDDKEFYPELALKQIPACSPDTPPSDELLEELADLVMDKGFILPGLNCGACGREFCMDFVADIVAGKARVSGCQAMKTQMEVTCNGAELGFNPFVADMLSAGITAMLKQLKGYVPGDIEIKIKN